Sequence from the Fulvivirga ligni genome:
TTTTGGAGCCGTGCAGCTCGGGCCTACCAACATCACCCAAGGTTGGGACTGGTGTTCTGGCTATCATTATAGCGATTCTACACTCATCGGCTTTGCCCATACGCACCTTTCCGGAACAGGAATAGGCGATTTAGGAGACATTATAGTTCTTCCCACCACAGGAGAAGTTAACTGGACCCGCTATGATGAAAAAGCTCCTGAAAAGGGTTATATGGCTTACTATTCACATGATGATGAAAAAGTGCAACCTGGCTATTATAGCGTTTGGATAGATAAATATCAGGTGCAAGCCGAGCTTACTTCTACTAAAAGAGTAGGCTTTCATAAATATAATTTCAAGGATAAATCAACCCCTGCTCATGTCTTAATTGACCTTGATAGAGGTATTGGCTGGGATGGACCAGTAAAAACTCATATAGAGCAAGTAAATGATTCATTAGTAACAGGTTATCGTTATTCCGCGGGCTGGGCCAAAGACCAGAAAATCTATTTCGCGCTAGTGACATCAAGCCCAATCACAGGAATATCGTTCGCAGAAAATGGCAATCTTATTAATGCTAAAGATGCAAACGGAAAGCAACTGAAGGGTACATTAAACTTCGGAAAGTTAGAAGATAAGGAGCTATTAATGAAAGTGGCTATCTCACCTGTAAGCACTCAAAATGCATTAGAAAATATGCAAGCAGAGCTTTCTCACTGGAATTTCGATGCGGTAAAAGAAGCGGCTAATGATGCCTGGAATGAAGAATTGGCGAAGATAGACGTTAGCATTGCTGACGATGAGAAAATGAAAGTGTTCTACACGTCATTATATCACACTATGATAGCTCCATCTGTATTTCAGGATGTTAACGGAGATTACAGAGGTGCAGATGGAAATAACTACACAGATAAAAACTTCACTAACTACACTACCTACTCACTTTGGGATACTTACCGTGCAGCACACCCATTGCTCACGCTTACCCAGAGAGATAGAGTGAAGGATATGGTGAACAGCTTTCTGAAAATATATCAGCAGCAGGGCAAGCTTCCTATCTGGCACCTGATGGGCAACGAAACAGACTGTATGGTAGGCTATTCTGCGGTTCCGGTGATAGCGGATGCATATTTCAAAGGCATTGAGTTTGATACAGAGCTGGCCATGGAAGCTATGCAGGCATCAACCACCAGAGATGATTACGGTGTTAAATTCCTAAAAGCTGATGGTTATATTCCGGCAGATAAAGAAAATGAATCTGTAGCTAAGGCTTTAGAATACTGTGTGTCAGATGCTGCAATAGCCAGAATGGCCAAAGCACTGGGTAAGAATGATGTTTATGAAAAATATAAAGAAAGATCAGAGTCATATAAGAAGTATTTCGATAAGGAAACGCAGTTTATGCGTG
This genomic interval carries:
- a CDS encoding GH92 family glycosyl hydrolase codes for the protein MYKLSAFVLLIFLFAQCSDVQPEQTAEIKTANFTQYVDPYIGTGYHGHVFLGANVPFGAVQLGPTNITQGWDWCSGYHYSDSTLIGFAHTHLSGTGIGDLGDIIVLPTTGEVNWTRYDEKAPEKGYMAYYSHDDEKVQPGYYSVWIDKYQVQAELTSTKRVGFHKYNFKDKSTPAHVLIDLDRGIGWDGPVKTHIEQVNDSLVTGYRYSAGWAKDQKIYFALVTSSPITGISFAENGNLINAKDANGKQLKGTLNFGKLEDKELLMKVAISPVSTQNALENMQAELSHWNFDAVKEAANDAWNEELAKIDVSIADDEKMKVFYTSLYHTMIAPSVFQDVNGDYRGADGNNYTDKNFTNYTTYSLWDTYRAAHPLLTLTQRDRVKDMVNSFLKIYQQQGKLPIWHLMGNETDCMVGYSAVPVIADAYFKGIEFDTELAMEAMQASTTRDDYGVKFLKADGYIPADKENESVAKALEYCVSDAAIARMAKALGKNDVYEKYKERSESYKKYFDKETQFMRGVMADGGFRTPFSPFRSNHRSDDYTEGNAWQYTWLVPADVEGLIELFGSEAAFETKLDSLFMVEGDMGEHASADISGLIGQYAHGNEPSHHIAYLYPYIGKPWKTAEKVRYIMDSLYLAKPEGLCGNEDVGQMSAWNVLSSLGFYEVNPFNGQYVLGSPIVNEAHIALNNGKTFNIKATNNSSDNIYIQKVSLNGKEHPQSFITYDEIQKGGDLEIEMGPKPSETWGVKAEDRPKSGE